A genomic region of Tamandua tetradactyla isolate mTamTet1 chromosome 2, mTamTet1.pri, whole genome shotgun sequence contains the following coding sequences:
- the TMEM250 gene encoding transmembrane protein 250 yields the protein MPVIPIPRRVRSFHGPHTTCLHAACGPARASHLVRTKYNNFDVYVKTRWLYGFIRFLLYFSCSLFTAALWGALAALFCLQYLGVRVLLRCQLKLSVLLLLLGRRRVDFRLLNELLVYGIHVTMLLVGGLGWCFLVFVDM from the coding sequence ATGCCGGTCATCCCCATCCCGCGGCGCGTGCGCTCCTTCCACGGCCCGCACACCACCTGTCTGCACGCGGCCTGTGGGCCGGCTCGTGCCTCCCACCTGGTACGTACCAAGTACAACAACTTCGACGTGTACGTGAAGACACGTTGGCTGTACGGCTTCATCCGCTTCCTGCTCTACTTCAGCTGCAGCCTCTTCACGGCGGCGCTCTGGGGCGCGCTGGCCGCCCTCTTCTGCCTGCAGTACCTGGGCGTGCGCGTGCTGCTGCGCTGCCAGCTCAAGCTCtcggtgctgctgctgctgctgggccgCCGGCGTGTGGACTTCCGTCTCCTGAACGAGCTGCTCGTCTATGGCATCCATGTCACCATGCTGCTGGTCGGCGGCCTGGGCTGGTGCTTCCTGGTCTTTGTGGACATGTGA